A region from the Streptomyces lydicus genome encodes:
- a CDS encoding TetR/AcrR family transcriptional regulator C-terminal domain-containing protein, translating to MANKEPGAAGDGQPLATGASADAPEPATVSLWERLDRPAPAPRATLTPQKIAAAAVRIADTDGIDAVTMRRLATELKVAPMAAYRYVSGKADVLDLMTDAVYADLTLPDDSENWRDVMRAGALRTREIVLRHPWLIQISSPQSLRALTPHRMAVAERALASLDGLGLGIDAMMAVLGTVNSYVHGAVSAECAQYFLMREQGWDSDDELRTALAPQMRYLIGTGRYPTYHRYLLEATHKDDPQWRFETGLDSVLDGIAARLGI from the coding sequence ATGGCCAACAAGGAGCCCGGCGCAGCCGGGGACGGGCAGCCGTTGGCGACCGGGGCGTCCGCGGACGCGCCGGAACCGGCCACGGTCTCCCTCTGGGAGCGCCTGGACCGCCCGGCACCCGCCCCGCGGGCCACCCTGACCCCGCAGAAGATCGCCGCGGCCGCCGTACGCATCGCCGACACCGACGGCATCGACGCCGTCACCATGCGGCGCCTGGCCACCGAGCTCAAGGTCGCCCCCATGGCGGCCTACCGCTACGTCTCCGGCAAGGCCGACGTCCTGGACCTGATGACGGACGCGGTCTACGCGGACCTCACGCTCCCCGACGACAGCGAGAACTGGCGCGACGTCATGCGCGCCGGCGCGCTGCGCACCCGGGAAATCGTGCTGCGCCACCCCTGGCTCATCCAGATCTCCTCACCGCAGTCGTTGCGCGCACTCACCCCCCACCGGATGGCCGTGGCCGAGCGCGCGCTCGCCTCCCTGGACGGGCTCGGCCTCGGCATCGACGCGATGATGGCCGTGCTCGGGACCGTCAACTCCTATGTCCACGGGGCGGTTTCGGCGGAGTGCGCCCAGTATTTCCTGATGCGGGAGCAGGGCTGGGACAGCGACGACGAGCTGCGGACCGCCCTCGCCCCGCAGATGCGCTACCTGATCGGCACCGGGCGCTACCCCACCTACCACCGCTATCTCCTGGAGGCCACGCACAAGGACGACCCGCAGTGGCGCTTCGAAACCGGCCTGGACAGCGTCCTCGACGGCATCGCGGCCCGGCTGGGGATCTGA
- a CDS encoding MDR family MFS transporter has protein sequence MFLAMVDGLIVGTALPTIVGELGGLDQLSWVVTAYLLTTAVATPIWGKAGDLYGRKGTFMAAIGLFLAGSMLSGLAQDMGQLIAFRALQGLGAGGLMVGALSVIGVLVPPRQSGRMQSMIGAMMPVAFVGGPLLGGFLTDHLSWRWAFYVNVPIGLVSLVIVGGWIRLGRTERSTARIDYPGVVLLSCAVLALTLLASWGGVRYGWGSPQILGLAAVSVVALAWFVRVERRAVEPVIPPRLFRSRNFTLAQLLSFLIGAVMLGVTSYLPQYMQSVQGLSPTAGGLLLLPLMFGMLGVQLGTGALISRNGRYRIYPILGGGVLTVGVLVLLLLGRETATALASGLTVVAGMGIGFVMQSTMLITMNSAEPRDMGAASGTVTLLRTVGGSLGVALLGAVFTGRLHSGLADRLGEGAAGRLTGRAGQLTPQVLDGLAAPVRDAYRAAVTSGLHGVLAGAAALAVLGFAAAWFVREAPLRSTVDPDGPAAPTGPADPHSPENGPGPAKPRP, from the coding sequence ATGTTCCTGGCGATGGTGGACGGCCTGATCGTGGGCACGGCACTGCCCACGATCGTGGGGGAGCTCGGCGGGCTGGACCAGCTGTCGTGGGTGGTGACGGCCTATCTGCTCACCACCGCCGTGGCGACACCGATCTGGGGGAAGGCGGGCGATCTCTACGGCCGCAAGGGCACGTTCATGGCCGCGATCGGGCTCTTTCTGGCCGGGTCGATGCTGTCCGGGCTGGCGCAGGACATGGGGCAGCTCATCGCCTTCCGGGCCCTGCAGGGGCTGGGCGCGGGCGGGTTGATGGTCGGGGCGCTGTCGGTCATCGGGGTGCTGGTGCCGCCCCGGCAGAGCGGCCGGATGCAGTCGATGATCGGTGCCATGATGCCGGTCGCGTTCGTCGGGGGGCCGCTGCTGGGCGGTTTTCTCACGGACCATCTGAGCTGGCGGTGGGCGTTCTACGTCAATGTGCCGATCGGGCTGGTGTCGCTGGTGATCGTCGGGGGCTGGATCCGGCTGGGCCGCACGGAGCGGAGCACGGCGCGGATCGACTACCCGGGTGTGGTGCTGCTGTCCTGCGCGGTCCTTGCGCTGACCCTGCTGGCCAGTTGGGGTGGCGTCCGGTACGGGTGGGGGTCACCGCAGATCCTCGGGCTGGCGGCCGTGAGCGTGGTGGCGCTGGCCTGGTTCGTACGGGTCGAGCGGCGGGCCGTGGAGCCGGTCATCCCGCCCCGGCTGTTCCGCAGCCGCAACTTCACCCTGGCGCAGCTCCTGAGCTTCCTCATCGGTGCGGTGATGCTCGGGGTGACCAGCTATCTGCCGCAGTACATGCAGTCCGTGCAGGGCCTGTCGCCGACGGCCGGCGGTCTGCTGTTGCTGCCGCTGATGTTCGGGATGCTGGGCGTGCAACTCGGCACCGGGGCGCTGATCAGCCGTAACGGCCGCTATCGGATCTACCCGATCCTGGGCGGCGGGGTGCTGACCGTGGGCGTACTGGTCCTGCTGCTGCTCGGCAGGGAGACCGCGACGGCCCTGGCCTCCGGGCTCACGGTCGTCGCGGGGATGGGCATCGGGTTCGTCATGCAGAGCACCATGCTGATCACCATGAACAGCGCGGAGCCCCGTGACATGGGCGCCGCCAGTGGCACCGTGACACTGCTGCGTACGGTCGGCGGCTCGCTCGGCGTCGCGCTGCTGGGTGCCGTCTTCACCGGCCGGCTGCACAGCGGGCTCGCGGACCGGCTGGGGGAGGGCGCCGCGGGCCGGCTGACGGGAAGGGCCGGGCAGTTGACCCCGCAGGTGCTGGACGGGCTCGCCGCACCGGTGCGGGACGCCTACCGGGCGGCGGTCACCAGCGGGCTGCACGGCGTCCTGGCAGGCGCCGCGGCGCTGGCCGTGCTGGGCTTCGCGGCCGCCTGGTTCGTACGGGAGGCCCCGCTGCGGAGCACGGTGGATCCGGACGGTCCGGCGGCGCCGACCGGCCCGGCGGATCCCCACAGTCCGGAGAACGGGCCCGGCCCCGCGAAACCGCGCCCCTGA
- a CDS encoding L,D-transpeptidase: protein MEQLVTSPDNPAPARSRTPQQLLQSAEQPASGAPRPHRRMRRTLAVTALFAAGALALSACGGDASAGGNDDGKNGQAGADAAAKKDASDAKIKVSAKDGATNASINDTGVKVTGGKLTDVKLTAADSGTAVAGAISPDGSSWKPGAQLERGTKYRIVANAKDAKGRPATENATFTTVSSANSFIGSYTPDDGKTVGVGMPVSFNFDKAITNKKDVQSHITVSSSSGQQVVGHWFGTQRLDFRPEDYWKAGSKITMKIDLDGVKGGQGITGVQSKTVSFTIGRSQVSTVDMNTQTMTVKRDGKTYKSIPISGGSADHPTYNGQMVISEKFEQTRMDGSTVGFGGEYDIKDVPHAMRLSSSGTFLHGNYWGSPSIFGNSGTSHGCVGLRDNKGGGGDTPAKWFFNESLVGDVVIVKNSHDKTVQPDNGLNGWNLSWSDWKAGSAA from the coding sequence ATGGAGCAGCTCGTGACATCGCCGGACAACCCCGCACCCGCTCGGTCCCGCACCCCGCAGCAGCTGCTCCAGTCAGCCGAGCAGCCGGCGTCCGGAGCGCCGCGTCCGCACCGCCGGATGCGCCGCACCCTGGCCGTCACCGCCCTGTTCGCGGCGGGTGCGCTGGCCCTGTCCGCCTGCGGCGGGGACGCCTCGGCCGGCGGCAATGACGACGGCAAGAACGGCCAGGCCGGTGCGGATGCGGCGGCCAAGAAGGACGCCTCGGACGCCAAGATCAAGGTCTCGGCCAAGGACGGCGCCACCAACGCCAGCATCAACGACACCGGTGTGAAGGTCACCGGTGGCAAGTTGACCGATGTGAAGCTCACCGCCGCCGACTCCGGCACGGCCGTGGCCGGTGCCATATCGCCCGACGGCTCGTCCTGGAAGCCCGGCGCCCAGCTGGAGCGCGGCACCAAGTACAGGATCGTGGCGAACGCGAAGGACGCCAAGGGCCGGCCCGCCACCGAGAACGCCACCTTCACCACGGTCTCCTCGGCCAACAGCTTCATCGGCAGCTACACCCCCGACGACGGCAAGACCGTCGGCGTCGGCATGCCGGTCTCCTTCAACTTCGACAAGGCGATCACCAACAAGAAGGACGTCCAGTCCCACATCACGGTGAGCTCCAGCAGCGGCCAGCAGGTCGTCGGCCACTGGTTCGGCACCCAGCGCCTGGACTTCCGGCCGGAGGACTACTGGAAGGCCGGCTCCAAGATCACCATGAAGATCGACCTGGACGGGGTCAAGGGCGGCCAGGGCATCACCGGCGTCCAGTCCAAGACGGTCTCCTTCACCATCGGGCGCTCGCAGGTCTCCACCGTCGACATGAACACCCAGACCATGACGGTCAAGCGGGACGGCAAGACCTACAAGTCCATCCCGATCTCCGGCGGCAGCGCCGATCACCCGACCTACAACGGCCAGATGGTGATCTCGGAGAAGTTCGAGCAGACCCGGATGGACGGCTCGACCGTCGGCTTCGGCGGTGAGTACGACATCAAGGACGTCCCGCACGCCATGCGTCTGTCGTCGTCGGGCACCTTCCTCCACGGCAACTACTGGGGTAGCCCGTCGATCTTCGGCAACTCCGGCACCAGCCACGGCTGCGTCGGCCTGCGGGACAACAAGGGCGGCGGTGGCGACACCCCGGCCAAGTGGTTCTTCAACGAGTCGCTGGTCGGCGATGTGGTCATCGTGAAGAACTCGCACGACAAGACCGTCCAGCCCGACAACGGCCTCAACGGCTGGAACCTGTCCTGGTCCGACTGGAAGGCGGGCAGCGCGGCCTGA
- a CDS encoding CaiB/BaiF CoA transferase family protein — protein sequence MEGVLVADFSRVLAGPLAAATLADLGAEVIKVERPGTGDDTRAWGPPFAVDSASEGPAESRDGARRSRTAAYFDAANRSKHGLTLDLGDPDDAAAARELARRADVLIENFRPGSLAAYGLDHTATRAANPGLVHCTITGFGSGAGAALPGYDFVVQAVGGLMSITGEPGGPPLKAGVALVDVLTAKDAVTGILAALRHRDRTGQGQLVEVNLLSSLLGSLVNQASGYLATGHDPGPMGNRHPSIAPYETLACRDGQPLAVAVGNDRQFRSLTEVLGAPELAEDVRFAHNQDRVQNRPDLIKALENLLAADTPQAWAERLTPAAVPCGPVNSLSQALELADRLGLDPVASVGEGRTPQVTSPLRLSATPVTQPSAPPRLDEHGAALRTWLSGPADQPLPLHL from the coding sequence CTGGAGGGCGTCCTCGTCGCGGACTTCAGCCGGGTGCTGGCCGGCCCGCTGGCCGCCGCGACGCTCGCCGACCTCGGCGCCGAGGTGATCAAGGTGGAGCGGCCCGGCACCGGCGACGACACCCGCGCCTGGGGCCCGCCGTTCGCCGTGGACTCCGCCTCCGAGGGCCCGGCGGAGAGCAGAGACGGAGCGCGGCGGAGCAGGACGGCCGCGTACTTCGACGCCGCGAACCGCTCCAAGCACGGCCTGACCCTGGACCTCGGCGACCCGGACGACGCGGCCGCGGCCCGTGAGCTGGCGCGCCGGGCCGATGTACTGATCGAGAACTTCCGCCCCGGCTCGCTCGCCGCCTACGGCCTGGACCACACCGCCACCCGCGCCGCCAACCCCGGACTGGTGCACTGCACCATCACCGGCTTCGGCTCCGGCGCCGGCGCCGCGCTGCCCGGCTACGACTTCGTGGTGCAGGCGGTCGGAGGACTGATGAGCATCACCGGCGAGCCCGGCGGGCCGCCCCTGAAGGCAGGTGTCGCCCTGGTCGACGTTCTGACCGCAAAGGACGCCGTCACCGGCATCCTCGCCGCACTCCGCCACCGCGACCGCACCGGCCAAGGACAGTTGGTGGAAGTGAATCTGCTCTCTTCCCTGCTGGGCTCGCTGGTGAACCAGGCCTCCGGTTATCTGGCCACCGGCCACGATCCGGGCCCGATGGGCAACCGCCATCCGAGCATCGCTCCGTACGAGACGCTGGCCTGCCGGGACGGGCAGCCGCTCGCGGTGGCCGTGGGGAACGACCGTCAATTCCGGTCGCTGACGGAGGTGCTGGGCGCACCGGAGCTCGCCGAAGACGTCCGGTTCGCCCACAATCAAGACCGGGTACAAAACCGTCCAGATCTCATCAAAGCACTGGAAAACCTCCTGGCCGCCGACACCCCGCAGGCCTGGGCCGAGCGGCTGACCCCGGCCGCGGTGCCCTGCGGTCCGGTCAACAGCCTCTCCCAGGCCCTGGAGTTGGCGGACCGGCTGGGTCTCGATCCGGTAGCCTCCGTCGGCGAGGGCCGCACCCCCCAAGTCACCAGCCCACTCCGCCTTTCGGCCACGCCGGTGACCCAACCCTCCGCTCCACCCCGCCTGGACGAACATGGCGCGGCACTGCGAACCTGGCTATCGGGACCGGCCGACCAACCCCTCCCTTTGCATTTGTGA
- a CDS encoding VIT1/CCC1 transporter family protein codes for MTVQTPEHDEAHGGGLGSRLNWLRAAVLGANDGIVSTAGLVVGVAGATDSRGALLTAGLAGLLAGSMSMAAGEYVSVSTQRDSEKAALAQEKRELATEPQAELIELTEMLEGKGLDGQLAREVAEQLTEHDALRAHAEVELGIDPDELTNPWHAAGASFLAFTAGALLPLLAIVLPPAAHRLWITVVAVLAALALCGWSSARLGAAPVGRAVLRNVGGGAVAMGVTYAAGSVLGAVGV; via the coding sequence ATGACTGTGCAGACACCGGAGCACGACGAGGCGCACGGCGGCGGGCTCGGCAGCCGGCTCAACTGGCTGCGGGCGGCGGTACTTGGTGCCAATGACGGCATCGTCTCCACCGCCGGACTCGTGGTCGGAGTGGCCGGAGCCACCGATTCCCGTGGCGCGCTGCTGACGGCGGGACTGGCCGGACTGCTGGCCGGGTCCATGTCGATGGCGGCCGGCGAATACGTATCGGTCTCCACCCAGCGGGATTCGGAGAAGGCCGCGCTCGCCCAGGAGAAGCGGGAACTGGCCACCGAGCCGCAGGCTGAACTCATCGAACTGACGGAGATGTTGGAGGGGAAGGGGCTGGACGGGCAACTGGCCCGTGAGGTCGCCGAGCAGCTCACCGAGCATGACGCGCTGCGTGCCCATGCCGAGGTGGAGCTGGGGATCGATCCCGATGAGCTCACCAATCCCTGGCATGCGGCGGGGGCGAGTTTCCTCGCGTTCACGGCAGGGGCGTTGCTGCCGTTGCTCGCGATCGTGCTGCCGCCGGCCGCGCACCGGTTGTGGATCACGGTGGTCGCGGTGCTGGCGGCGCTGGCGCTGTGCGGCTGGAGCAGCGCCCGGCTGGGGGCCGCACCCGTGGGGCGGGCGGTGCTGCGGAATGTGGGCGGTGGCGCCGTGGCGATGGGGGTGACGTATGCCGCGGGGTCGGTGCTGGGGGCGGTGGGGGTGTGA
- a CDS encoding P1 family peptidase, whose product MTEPLPMSEPPPHPAGPQDALTDVLGLRVGHAQRTGDGYLTGTTVVLAPEGGAVAAVDVRGGGPGTRETDALDPRNLVQRIEAVVLTGGSAFGLDAASGVAGWLEERGRGFRVGPDPAQVVPVVPAAALFDLGRGGDWRARPDAALGRAAVAAAADTGPGAPVAQGNTGAGTGAVAGGLKGGIGTASVVLPSGATVAALAAVNAAGSFADPRTGALYGRLDEGPAALPSPDVHAAAARRLAEAREISRARSAASVRPPLNTTLAVVATDATLTRAQALKLAGTAHDGLARAIRPVHLLSDGDTVFALSTAARPLSPEAAHAEAAFDVHAEAGALNQILSAGADVLTRAVVRAAREAETVDGPGGVFLSYRDLYGAG is encoded by the coding sequence ATGACTGAGCCGCTGCCGATGTCCGAGCCCCCGCCGCACCCGGCGGGGCCGCAGGACGCGCTGACCGATGTCCTCGGCCTCCGGGTCGGCCACGCCCAGCGGACCGGGGACGGATACCTCACCGGCACCACCGTCGTCCTGGCCCCCGAGGGCGGCGCCGTCGCGGCCGTCGACGTACGCGGCGGGGGCCCCGGCACCCGGGAGACCGACGCGCTCGACCCGCGCAACCTCGTCCAGCGCATCGAGGCGGTCGTGCTGACCGGCGGCAGTGCCTTCGGTCTTGACGCGGCGTCCGGTGTCGCCGGCTGGCTGGAGGAGCGGGGGCGCGGTTTCCGCGTCGGCCCCGACCCCGCGCAGGTCGTACCGGTCGTGCCGGCCGCGGCCCTCTTCGACCTGGGGCGCGGCGGCGACTGGCGGGCCCGCCCGGACGCCGCGCTGGGCCGGGCGGCGGTCGCGGCCGCGGCGGACACCGGACCCGGCGCCCCGGTCGCCCAGGGCAATACGGGCGCCGGCACGGGCGCGGTGGCCGGCGGCCTCAAGGGCGGCATCGGCACCGCGAGCGTGGTCCTCCCCTCGGGCGCGACCGTCGCCGCGCTGGCCGCCGTCAACGCCGCGGGCTCCTTCGCCGACCCGCGCACCGGCGCCCTCTACGGCCGACTGGACGAAGGCCCGGCGGCCCTGCCCTCCCCCGACGTGCACGCCGCCGCGGCACGCCGGCTCGCCGAGGCCAGGGAGATATCCCGGGCCCGCTCGGCCGCATCCGTCCGCCCGCCGCTGAACACCACCCTCGCCGTGGTCGCCACGGACGCCACCCTCACCCGCGCCCAGGCCCTCAAGCTCGCCGGCACCGCCCACGACGGGCTGGCCCGCGCCATCCGCCCCGTCCATCTGCTGTCCGACGGCGACACGGTCTTCGCCCTGTCCACCGCGGCACGCCCGCTCTCCCCCGAAGCGGCCCACGCCGAGGCGGCATTCGACGTCCACGCCGAGGCCGGGGCCCTCAACCAGATCCTGTCCGCCGGCGCGGACGTCCTGACCCGCGCCGTGGTCCGGGCCGCCCGGGAAGCGGAAACGGTGGACGGCCCCGGCGGGGTCTTCCTGTCGTACCGAGACCTCTACGGGGCGGGCTGA
- a CDS encoding low temperature requirement protein A, whose translation MPVLMRARRRDEPHRTATPLELFFDLCFVVAIAQAGQQLAHALAEGHPGHGISGYLMLFFAIWWAWMNFSWFASAYDTDDPLYRVVTLLQMAGVLILAAGVPRAFVHGDFTVVWCGYLVMRLAMVTQWLRVAHACRGAERRTALRYALGVTVCQVGWLGLLALPGEDVPRVFAVVALLELAVPALAERARQTAWHPHHIAERYGLFTLIVLGETVAAATVAVQSALDAQDELSVLLPIAGGGLLLVFAAYWIYFAVPIHRHLRSNRQAFLWGYGHYLVFGSAAAVGAGIEIAVEEAFGRSQLSAFAAAGCVTVPAALFMLTVWLIHSRHHKRGAAQQLVLPVSSLLVLACTFAGHRAVLAAGLVASGTVAAGVLLTSRQGAAPVE comes from the coding sequence GTGCCGGTCCTCATGCGGGCGCGCCGCCGCGACGAGCCGCACCGCACCGCCACCCCGTTGGAGCTCTTCTTCGACCTGTGTTTCGTCGTGGCGATCGCCCAGGCCGGGCAGCAACTGGCCCATGCGCTCGCCGAGGGGCACCCGGGACACGGCATCTCCGGCTACCTGATGCTCTTCTTCGCCATCTGGTGGGCCTGGATGAACTTCAGCTGGTTCGCCTCGGCGTACGACACCGACGACCCGCTCTACCGCGTGGTGACCCTCCTCCAGATGGCAGGGGTACTGATCCTGGCCGCCGGCGTGCCGCGCGCCTTCGTCCACGGCGACTTCACGGTCGTCTGGTGCGGGTATCTGGTGATGCGGCTGGCCATGGTCACCCAGTGGCTGCGGGTCGCGCACGCCTGCCGGGGTGCCGAGCGGCGCACCGCACTGCGCTACGCCCTGGGGGTGACGGTGTGCCAGGTCGGCTGGCTGGGCCTGCTCGCGCTGCCCGGGGAGGACGTCCCCCGGGTGTTCGCCGTCGTGGCGCTTCTGGAGCTGGCCGTCCCCGCACTGGCCGAGCGGGCGCGGCAGACGGCCTGGCATCCCCATCACATCGCCGAGCGCTACGGCCTGTTCACCCTCATCGTGCTGGGCGAGACGGTCGCAGCGGCCACCGTCGCCGTGCAGTCGGCGCTGGACGCGCAGGACGAGCTCAGCGTCCTGCTGCCGATCGCGGGCGGCGGACTGCTCCTGGTCTTCGCCGCGTACTGGATCTACTTCGCGGTCCCCATCCACCGTCACCTGCGCTCGAACCGGCAGGCGTTCCTGTGGGGCTACGGCCACTACCTGGTGTTCGGTTCGGCGGCCGCGGTGGGCGCGGGCATCGAGATCGCGGTGGAGGAGGCGTTCGGCAGGTCGCAGCTGTCGGCGTTCGCTGCGGCCGGGTGTGTCACGGTGCCGGCCGCCCTGTTCATGCTGACGGTGTGGTTGATCCACTCCCGCCACCACAAGCGCGGCGCGGCGCAGCAGCTGGTGCTGCCGGTGTCCTCGCTCCTGGTCCTGGCATGCACCTTCGCCGGGCACCGGGCGGTTCTGGCGGCCGGGCTGGTGGCATCCGGCACGGTGGCGGCCGGCGTGTTGCTCACATCCCGTCAGGGCGCCGCACCGGTGGAGTAG
- a CDS encoding methyltransferase has translation MASSPTPPTGEPRDLTAHLMEQAMGHFFSAALRTAAHHRIADHLAAGPRTPEQLAAATGTHAPHLHRVLRYLATRGFFREDTTGAYHLTPAAVPLRTDVPDSLHPAVMMATDELFLRTSAALPEAVRHDGASFERLFGAPLFEHLTTDPATRRVFDEGMSSVSAPVDAAVADVYPFPAVGTVVDVGGGRGGLLRAALRRHPQLTGVLFDQAPPLAHHLLEGDELKGRWRTQEGDFFASVPEGGDVYVLKHVLHDWPDDACLRILRSCRRAMAARRRLLVIDAVLPPGNAPHFGKTLDVTMMAVVDGRERTAEEFATLLSAGGFRLTRVLPTPAFPSIVEAVAE, from the coding sequence TTGGCCAGTTCCCCCACCCCACCGACCGGCGAGCCCCGCGACCTCACGGCGCATCTGATGGAACAGGCCATGGGCCATTTCTTCTCCGCCGCCCTGCGCACCGCGGCGCACCACCGCATCGCCGACCACCTCGCCGCGGGCCCGCGCACCCCCGAGCAGCTGGCCGCCGCCACCGGCACCCACGCCCCGCACCTGCACCGCGTCCTGCGCTATCTCGCCACCCGCGGCTTCTTCCGGGAGGACACCACGGGCGCCTACCACCTGACGCCGGCCGCCGTCCCCCTGCGCACCGACGTCCCCGACTCGCTGCACCCGGCCGTCATGATGGCGACCGACGAGCTGTTCCTGCGGACCTCGGCCGCCCTCCCGGAGGCCGTACGACACGACGGCGCGTCCTTCGAACGGCTCTTCGGGGCGCCCCTCTTCGAACATCTGACGACGGATCCGGCCACCCGGCGGGTCTTCGACGAAGGCATGTCCTCCGTGTCCGCCCCGGTCGACGCGGCGGTGGCCGACGTGTACCCGTTCCCCGCCGTGGGCACGGTCGTGGACGTCGGCGGCGGCCGCGGCGGGCTGCTGCGCGCCGCGCTGCGCCGCCACCCGCAACTGACCGGTGTGCTCTTCGACCAGGCGCCCCCGCTGGCCCACCACCTCCTGGAGGGCGACGAGTTGAAGGGCCGCTGGCGCACCCAGGAGGGCGATTTCTTCGCGTCCGTGCCGGAGGGCGGCGATGTCTATGTCCTCAAGCACGTCCTGCACGACTGGCCGGACGACGCCTGCCTGCGCATCCTGCGCTCCTGCCGCCGGGCGATGGCGGCGCGACGCCGGCTGCTGGTCATCGATGCCGTACTGCCGCCGGGCAACGCCCCGCACTTCGGCAAGACCCTGGACGTCACGATGATGGCGGTGGTCGACGGGCGGGAGCGGACCGCGGAGGAGTTCGCCACCCTGCTGTCGGCCGGCGGCTTCCGGCTGACACGGGTGCTGCCCACACCGGCCTTCCCCTCGATCGTGGAGGCGGTCGCCGAGTAG
- a CDS encoding amidohydrolase yields the protein MSDSDTTGMTGPTDDAEHSDGSAAVLAPLDDRLADLVALYEDLHRHPELGFQETRTAAEAARRLTGCGYDVTTGIAETGVVGVLRNGPGPVVLLRADMDALPVTENSGLDYASTVPGRMHACGHDVHVTCLLGAADLLAAARDRWSGTLVVLFQPAEEVGSGARAMLDAGLYTKGLVPTPDVVLAQHVAPFSAGLIAYCPGPCMAAADSLEITFHGTGGHGSRPETTVDPILMAAAFVQRVQSVVAREVAPADRAVVSVGSFQAGDTANVIPDRAVVRLSVRTFDETVRAAVLAAIDRIARAEATASGADRAPETEVLDAFPATVNDATTLRQVNEQFAGLFGEQRVFAYEPTTGSEDAGLLASAAGAPLYYWWLGGWDPEEFQTALAAGRLAQDIPSNHSPHFVPVVRPTLTMGVQALTAAALNQLSRAGTGTDPAEAADSRTGRDGAAIRV from the coding sequence ATGAGCGACAGCGACACGACAGGCATGACCGGCCCGACCGATGACGCCGAGCACAGTGACGGCTCCGCCGCCGTCCTGGCCCCGCTCGACGACCGCCTCGCGGACCTCGTGGCCCTCTACGAAGACCTGCACCGCCACCCCGAACTCGGCTTCCAGGAGACCCGTACGGCCGCCGAGGCCGCCCGCCGGCTGACCGGCTGCGGCTATGACGTCACCACCGGCATCGCCGAAACCGGCGTCGTCGGCGTGTTGCGCAACGGCCCGGGGCCCGTGGTCCTGCTGCGCGCCGACATGGACGCGCTGCCCGTCACCGAGAACTCCGGCCTGGACTACGCCTCCACGGTCCCCGGCCGGATGCACGCCTGCGGGCACGACGTCCATGTGACCTGTCTGCTGGGCGCCGCCGACCTGCTCGCGGCGGCGCGCGACCGCTGGTCCGGCACGCTGGTCGTGCTCTTCCAGCCCGCCGAGGAGGTCGGCAGCGGTGCCCGAGCCATGCTCGACGCCGGCCTCTACACCAAGGGTCTGGTGCCCACGCCCGATGTGGTGCTGGCCCAGCATGTCGCCCCCTTCAGCGCCGGGCTGATCGCGTACTGCCCCGGACCCTGTATGGCCGCCGCCGACAGCCTGGAGATCACCTTCCACGGCACCGGCGGCCACGGCTCCCGGCCCGAGACCACCGTCGACCCGATCCTGATGGCGGCGGCCTTTGTGCAGCGGGTGCAGTCCGTGGTGGCCCGCGAGGTCGCGCCGGCGGACCGGGCGGTGGTCAGCGTCGGCTCCTTCCAGGCCGGCGACACCGCCAATGTCATCCCCGACCGGGCCGTCGTACGGCTGAGCGTGCGCACCTTCGACGAGACGGTGCGCGCTGCCGTACTGGCCGCCATCGACCGCATCGCGCGCGCCGAGGCCACCGCCTCCGGCGCCGACCGGGCGCCCGAGACCGAGGTCCTGGACGCCTTCCCCGCCACCGTCAACGACGCCACGACCCTGCGTCAGGTCAACGAGCAGTTCGCCGGACTCTTCGGTGAGCAGCGGGTGTTCGCCTACGAGCCGACGACCGGCAGCGAGGACGCCGGACTGCTGGCCAGCGCCGCCGGGGCACCGCTCTACTACTGGTGGCTGGGCGGCTGGGACCCGGAGGAGTTCCAAACGGCCCTGGCCGCCGGGAGGCTGGCGCAGGACATCCCCTCCAACCATTCGCCGCACTTCGTCCCGGTGGTCCGGCCGACCCTCACCATGGGCGTCCAGGCGCTGACCGCCGCGGCACTCAACCAGCTGTCCCGCGCGGGCACGGGCACGGACCCGGCGGAGGCGGCGGACAGCCGGACCGGCCGGGACGGGGCGGCGATACGCGTTTGA